The nucleotide sequence ACTCGGTCCAAAATACCAAGCTCCTTTCTCCACCAACTTCTCTATATATCTCTAATTAGTAGAAAAAACTTTTAAGCATTTTACACAATGAAATCTTCTTGTGTCATGTTATCGTGTTTTATACCAATAATTTGAACCGTCAATTGAATAAATTTGTACCTCGACGTGTAATGTTAGATTAATATTCTAATAACTTGGCATATTAGGCCATCTTCATCGGCTAGAGTGTAGGTTTATGTTTTAGCCTTCTAAAGTATCATATTTTAATGTGTAGTATTGTTTCCATCTCTAGCATTATAcactatttgtttttttaagaGTAGAACGATATACTAACACTAAAGTTTGGGAGAATAAATTAGTTTCAAACTCCTCATTCAAGATATTCGAACTTAAAAACTATCAATCataagtaaagaagaatacaaCCAGACTGTAATACTATGTGGTTCTAGCAAAAATACACAATATTACTTACTTGACAGAAAGATAGAAGAATAGATAACTAGGGCTCCACAAAATGCTTTGTCAAAGGGTTAAATGCAACCCGTTTGAGGCTACAAGATGACTATTTGTAGCCAGCCCTGTTTGTTGATTAGGATATAACCTTCTTGGAGAAAaaaattgcttgtttccagtttaaaAATGACCTATAGTCCTGAATTAGGGACATATAGCGTATACATGATTAACAAAAGCAAACTATAATTACTTGTACGTAAACATTATTAACAAAAGAAGTTAAAAACCTTGTGCTTGTTTGACCTTGAGTTTGCGAACCAGTGAATGCCACTTCTTAGTTCAAACTATTCTCCTTTGGTTGGCCGATCCATAACATAAAAAAGCCAAGAACTATTTGAATATCTTTTTGAAGTAATGAACTATCTTTGACATTTTTGCTTGATTACTAGCACATGGGCCCCTGTGCCCtatgaaattaaaaaacaaaatagaaaaaaggAAGATAATCGAATTATATGATTATTACGTAATACTCACCTAAGGTCATCGAGGTCCTGTGAGGTCGTATATTATTTAAATCCTTGGGTTAATTTGCcggtaaattaattaattaaccttatATCATATTTGTTCCAccataacaaaataataatcgcaattaaaaaaaaagaaaaaaacggtTCATGCGTGAAACCCTTTCGTCTTCTTCCCCTACCGGTCTCTCTCCTCCatcccctctctctccctccttcttCGTCTAAGCTTTTTGTGTGAGCAGCAGTACAAATGGATTGTGTGCTTACAATGGAAGtttcttttcaaattattgATTGCAAATTTTATGGAAGAGGAATTTGAAACAGAACCTGTACCTTAGAATGACCTAGGGAAAGCACATAACATTCCATTCGTTCCTACAGAGGAGGATCTGGATGGtgaagaatttgaaaaaaaatgatggaagAACAATAGGTTCGAGCTGTGTAACGTATGTGGAAGATAATTATGAGAACAAAAGGCTGGTTGATGTCACCATCTTGCCTACTGTTAAGGATCCAATCGCATGGAAAGTGATATGCATGGTGTGACATTGAATGTTATGTTACATATTTTTCCTTGGTAAAAAATTTAGACAGAGAGGGAAGGCGATGAAGAGAGGGGGATGAAGGAGAGAGAGACGGGTAGGGTAAGAAGACGGAAGGGTTTAAATTTCTCTAatgtcattattattattattgttttccTTTTATACTTAGATTTCTTCTTTCTCGTTTGTGTAGGGCTCtatccaaaaaaattattttcaaacaCTAATATTAGTAATCACAAGTTCACAACCTGTCATTTAGATTATATTATATATCAACCAACGAACTTGTTTCTATAATTTTAAACTTGCAATcttatcctaattttttttcttcattataTCCCATAAACATGTAGgtctaaacaaaagaaataacTTCTTTCTTATTAGTTGTAACGTGTGATCTAAACATCTATGTTTCTTCTAAATTTATATCTTTTTCACAAGTTAATGTATACGGTTTATGAGACATAGGTTgaattatataattatattaaggataaattcggtttttatttcttatttttctatttcaattattgaaactagattctttttttttcaatttttgatctaGGTCATTTGACTTTTATCCATgtcattatttcaataataagaAATTTACATAttagcatatttaaattttagtatTAATAAttatttccatatatatatatatatatttaaggttagaaacgttacatttggtgtgtgtgtgtgtatggctaaatattgtatcatatatttctatttttaatttttacacatttttttaatatgtaccaaaatttattttgaagttttaatttgtacccatatatttaatttatttttatgtcaatacttttaaacttttatttatagcaataatttttaatcttttatttatagCAATAATggtttaatcttttatttatacccataatttatatattatgtacccatttttttatcaaaattggactactttgttatatgtaaaatgtacctaattttttatgtaaaatttattcACCCTTTTTATCTACAATGTAcccatatttaaaaataaaaataaaccattgtattttaaaaaatagaaaataaaaaattgatcaGACTTCACACAATTCCAATTTGaggaaacaaattaaaaatccCTATTTGCTATTAATCTTTGcataattttatgaattttttccttctaattttcgttattaaatttcttaattaatatCTAAGATTTGATCAACCAGAACTAGATCCAAAGTTTTCCTTataataattacatttaaaaattaaaatataacttGTACTTCATATAGTTGTCAAATTGTAACTTATTTAGTTGGTTGATGCAAGGGTGTCTTCGAGTGAGATAGATTTGAgctggtgaagctttttttctTTGACCAAATGATGTTATCTACACTAACGGGGTGGGGAGTGAGGAGTGGGTAAgcttcacaataggctagcgataatatgattcaaatttatctttgataagaattgaacataagacctctcacttacaaataaaaaagaatatcattagaccgtaatactaagtggccgATGAAGCTTTTTAATCTTCTTGTTGAAGATGTCAATGTATGGTTCACATGAACAAATTATAAATAGTGATTATCatttgaggaaaaaaaacaTGTATGAGAATATTGTGTGTATTTTACCTAGTAAATTAATAGAGATAAGAACACGAGAGATTACTTTTAAGAAAAGATCTTATTTTTGGGCAAATAAGAGGAAAAAATAGGATTTCCACTTCTACATCACATAGTAAAAGACGAAAATTATAAATGTATACAGgatattaatatttaatactCAAAATGCTTTTTTGGTTCGCAGATTTTACAAATCTGGCTTTCGATGAAATCTTGTTTCCAAAACCATGGGCATGAATCAAGATTTAATAGAAAGTTGGCATGCTTACTATCTTTcaccaaagaaagaaaattggcATGCTAAACTTTAGGCCAATTATTGTAAGTTTAGTCATTCATGCACGCATGTAATCATATAACGAAATGCCTTCTGAAAAAGCACTTCGATATTAAGATCCGTTAAACTTGCTAAATTCAATTGCTGTAAGTAGCGTTCGAGTCATTCCTCCTTACCAATACATCCTATCCATAATTACGTTGATAACCGTGCTATGTTATGCTCAACGCATCTATGACTGACAGTCCCAAAAATAACTCAAGCAGATAAAGACAAACAACCAACCAACCAatatagaaattaaaaaaaaaactattttcttaccaaaaattaaaataatttgtaaaaaaaaaatctaaaatctaaaattaatGAGAGagcaaagcaagaaagaaagtgGTAGGAAAGAGACAAAAAGAGGTGCATTCCTTTGACTGTTTATTATATGCCATGTAAGTCCTACACGTGGTCGTCGCTTCGAACGCGTACGCCAGCCCACCTCCTATATAAACCCCGCCTATGCACTCGCTCCACCATTCAAATCAACCCACcaacaaattaaaaacaaatatttattcAATCATTTTTTGTCAGTTTCCGGTTTTGCCCACAGAAGCCTCAGTCCCCGCTGTCCTTTCCTCTTCTCTCCTCCGCCGCTCGATCGCCGCCGGCGCATTTTAGCATCACCAACCGCGTCAACACATACGATGGACGTCCGAAGGCGATCGACGATGGATACACCTGCCACCAAGGCCAGAAGTGGGCCGATGAAGGTGAAAGTGGTGGACCACGAGGGCGACGTTGGTGTCGTCGGGGCCAAGGCCTCCGACGCCCTGCCGCTGCCGTTGTACCTGACTAACGCCGTCTTCttcactctcttcttctccGTCGTCTACTTCCTCCTTACTCGTTGGCGCGAGAAGATCAGGACCTCGACGCCGCTCCACGTCGTGAACCTTTCCGAGATCGTCGCGATACTCGCGTTCGTCGCCTCCTTCATCTACTTGCTCGGATTCTTCGGGATCGATTTCGTGCAGTCGCTCATTCTCCGCCCCAGCAATGACGTCTGGGCCGCCGACGATGACGAGGAGGAGCACGAGCGCTTGATATTGAAGGACGACGCCCGGAAAGTGCCGTGTGGGGCCGGACTCGACTGCAGCCCAATTCCCCAAATTGCCCCTGTTGCTGCTGCCGCCCCCAAAGCTGTTGCACAGAAGGTGTTTGATAAAGAGGTAGTCCTCTCCACTCCCTGCGATTTCACCGCCCAGCCGTTGACGGAGGAAGATGAGGAGGTGGTCAAGTCCGTGGTGGCGGGAACCATCCCTTCCTACTCTCTGGAGTCAAAGCTCGGAGATTGCAGGAGGGCGGCGGCTATCAGGCGCGAGGCGCTTCAGAGGATCACAGGAAAGTCTCTGGGTGGTCTGCCATTGGAGGGGTTCGATTACGAGTCAATTCTGGGTCAGTGCTGCGAGATGCCAGTTGGGTATGTTCAGATTCCAGTTGGGATTGCTGGGCCTCTTATGCTCGATGGCAGAGAGTTTTCCGTACCAATGGCCACCACCGAAGGTTGCTTGGTTGCCAGCACCAACCGTGGCTTCAAAGCTATCAACTTGTCCGGCGGAGCCACCAGTGTGTTGCTGAGAGATGGGATGACCAGAGCACCTTGTGTGAGGTTCAACTCTGCTAAGAGAGCTGCCGAGTTGAAGTTCTACTTGGAAGAACCCAACAATTATGACACCTTGTCCACGGTTTTCAACAGGTAATTTCAACTTTTCTGTACTGATTTGTTTGATTACTTTGATGGGTTTGTTTCAGTAAAGCTTAAAGTTTGTtgctttttataattttttgggttttaaactCTTAATTAATTCGGACTTGGGTTTGATTATTCAGGTCAAGCAGATTCGGTAGGCTTCAGACAATTAAGTGTGCCATTGCTGGGAAGAACTTGTACATGAGATTCACCTGCAGCACCGGTGATGCTATGGGGATGAACATGGTCTCCAAAGGTGTGCAAAACGTCTTGGATTTCCTCCAGAACGACTTCCCTGACATGGATGTGATTGGAATTTCCGGCAACTACTGCTCTGACAAGAAGCCCGCTGCGGTGAACTGGATTGAAGGCCGCGGAAAATCGGTGGTCTGTGAGGCTGTGATCAAGGGTGATGTGGTGCAGAAGGTGTTGAAAACCAATGTGGCGTCCCTGTGCGAGCTTAACATGCTCAAGAACCTTACTGGGTCTGCAATGGCTGGAGCCCTCGGTGGATTCAACGCACATGCCAGCAACATCGTCTCCGCCATCTACATCGCTACCGGCCAAGACCCAGCTCAGAATGTGGAGAGTTCTCACTGCATTACCATGATGGAACCCATCAATGATGGACAGGACCTTCACGTGTCTGTCACCATGCCTTCAATTGAGGTAATTTGATTGTCCCTTGATGTTTTTTACAGTGCTTGGGAATTGGAATATTGGGTTGTTCTTACATCGAGGTAATTTGATAGGTACTAGTAAACATGAAGTCTTACATTGGTGTTTGATTATTTTGTCCAGGTTGGTACTGTTGGAGGTGGGACCCAACTTGCATCTCAATCAGCTTGTCTGAACCTTCTTGGAGTGAAGGGTGCTAACAGGGAGGCACCAGGATCAAACGCAAGATTGTTGGCCACTGTTGTGGCTGGTTCTGTTCTTGCTGGAGAGCTTTCTCTCATGTCTGCTATCTCAGCTGGACAGCTTGTGAATAGTCACATGAAATACAACAGATCAAGCAAAGATGTCTCAGCTGTTGCATCCGCTTAAGAACTTGAAGGGCTCTAACTTCTGAGGCTTGAAGAAGCCGAAGGTATGGCCGGAATATGTCTGAAAGAATAACGCTGACATGAATCAGTTGTTGATTTGGCATGGAGAGAAGAGGATAGGGAAATAATGAACAGAACAAACATACAGAAGGGCTTAGGAATGAAAGATTgtactatttgtattttttttttcctttgtttaccttttttttctttgttaatcTGTAAGTTTTCATGCCTTGTATGGAACTCTTATGAGAAATTGTGTAAGATGATGATGAAAAGTTTTAGTAGCAATTTATATACTGCCGAAAGTTCTTCATATGGTGTCCACTTCTTTAATCTCTTCTGTTAAATTTCATACGGATTCAGATGCTAAAATTCAGAAAGAGAATTGTGTTCTTCATGTGAGTTGAAGTTTCTTGTGATGCTTGCTGGTGAAGTAAGACTTCTTGTTATTAACTCCCAGCCAAATGAACTCGTGACTCTTCCCGGCCCCAGGAGGTGTACTGTCGTGACTAAGCCTAAGCCATCGattggttcattttttttttaaagaaaaaatgaactcatgtaagttttttttcttttgatttttttaagaaaatgacTTGCCTACACCCATCAGGACGCTAATATGATGTGTCGGACCTGTAATACAACGGTGTATTTTAACTTAGCGACCTCTGGAGGTGTATGCAAGTCTTTCTTCTATTTATGCGATCTCTTTTATGATTGGTGTGTTATGTGCATTGCTATTTTCACGTGCTTGTTAAAAAAATGGTTTCTCTTTTTTGTGTTTGCTTTAATACGGATTTGGATCAACATCAATGACGATGATGCTTTCTGGTTGATTGTATGTCTTtgttttccctctatttttagGCTGTCAACTATGCATGCATGTTGAttacttttttttgttcaaatgcAGATGGCTTGtgaataatcttttttttttttactactaACTTTTTTaggcttttttcttttgaagtattcattttcttttgtccAAAACGAGATTATAGTGGCATTTTAGGATTCATTCAGCCACCCCACTTAGTAAGATAAGGCtttgttgctgttgttgttcattttcttttgtcGGTTTAGCATACGGAGAGTACAAGACAGCAAATATTTTGAAGAAcaaggagagagagattagTGGCCTAATAATAATTTAGGTAACCAATAATCGAGATTAGCGGGGAAGCTCACATGTGTGGAGTCTTTGAGTATCTTGGAAGTTAGGATCTTCAAGGTTTAGTTTTGTGGTAGATTTTTATGCAATATTATATTTCAGCTgcattatatttatatatgaatctttgatgaagctttccTGGATCCAGATCATTGTTATGCTGCATATAATTTGCTTTTTCACTTTATGATGTGTTCGCATGTGTTCATGCTGAAGCCAACCTGAGTTCGAATGATTTTGTTCGATCTTCAATCTCCTGTTGTTGCAGGAATATAATTATAGTCTTTTGGTGAACTTTAGATGAAAGATCAGGTATGCAGCACTTGATTTTAGATAATAGTAGGGAGGAAGTGATTTTCGCTTACTTTTTTCTGGAGTTGATTTCACATTATTTTTGGCATCTCACATACTTTGCTTTAATATTTACTATTGGATTGAATAAGTCAAATGAAAATAgcgaacaaaattaaaatagagTGTATAGAAAAGGTGGAAAAAAATGTGTTTtatcaaatttcttttattttttttatatttttttatgttttctcttATTATATATTGCATTAGATTAAATATATCAAAAAGAATTTAAGAATATAAACTCATTTTACTGGTAAGACAATCTTTTGCAATATTCTCATTTTTGTTGGCTTTTTGTGGAGATTTTGGGATAGAAACCTCTAAGACGTAGACTaggatgcatgcatgcatctATTTGCCTCCTCCCTGTGTATGAACACGAGGAAGAAAGAATCAAGTGACCAATTAGAATTAGAATTTGGTTACCAACAGCTGTCTGCACATGTTAGTCACTGTCAGTCCTTATTATACACTCAAGACAATTGTCAGCC is from Malus sylvestris chromosome 5, drMalSylv7.2, whole genome shotgun sequence and encodes:
- the LOC126621351 gene encoding 3-hydroxy-3-methylglutaryl-coenzyme A reductase 1-like produces the protein MDVRRRSTMDTPATKARSGPMKVKVVDHEGDVGVVGAKASDALPLPLYLTNAVFFTLFFSVVYFLLTRWREKIRTSTPLHVVNLSEIVAILAFVASFIYLLGFFGIDFVQSLILRPSNDVWAADDDEEEHERLILKDDARKVPCGAGLDCSPIPQIAPVAAAAPKAVAQKVFDKEVVLSTPCDFTAQPLTEEDEEVVKSVVAGTIPSYSLESKLGDCRRAAAIRREALQRITGKSLGGLPLEGFDYESILGQCCEMPVGYVQIPVGIAGPLMLDGREFSVPMATTEGCLVASTNRGFKAINLSGGATSVLLRDGMTRAPCVRFNSAKRAAELKFYLEEPNNYDTLSTVFNRSSRFGRLQTIKCAIAGKNLYMRFTCSTGDAMGMNMVSKGVQNVLDFLQNDFPDMDVIGISGNYCSDKKPAAVNWIEGRGKSVVCEAVIKGDVVQKVLKTNVASLCELNMLKNLTGSAMAGALGGFNAHASNIVSAIYIATGQDPAQNVESSHCITMMEPINDGQDLHVSVTMPSIEVGTVGGGTQLASQSACLNLLGVKGANREAPGSNARLLATVVAGSVLAGELSLMSAISAGQLVNSHMKYNRSSKDVSAVASA